The Tepidisphaeraceae bacterium genome includes a region encoding these proteins:
- a CDS encoding PEP-CTERM sorting domain-containing protein (PEP-CTERM proteins occur, often in large numbers, in the proteomes of bacteria that also encode an exosortase, a predicted intramembrane cysteine proteinase. The presence of a PEP-CTERM domain at a protein's C-terminus predicts cleavage within the sorting domain, followed by covalent anchoring to some some component of the (usually Gram-negative) cell surface. Many PEP-CTERM proteins exhibit an unusual sequence composition that includes large numbers of potential glycosylation sites. Expression of one such protein has been shown restore the ability of a bacterium to form floc, a type of biofilm.): MMYTPPRQSALALAAAMVIASLTGNAHAEDVSAPAILQWFDGTYQSQARRAADVFKAGYGSVWLPPPGRADSGNQSVGYDVYDRFDLGKAGNPTLYGTEKGLKNVARTYDKIGVDLHLDLIINHNGFSDAGTPGFIEAGGYPGFVMQNPDGGSDPYGVPNTDGDFNSSYSYGDLQGRLSGLIDIDHGKNWQFIRNPVDPNDSRNLPAGTTAQWGRLANVADPNNARFYPDLQGPSISVFDPRTGETDIKVYSFNKENPMAGDATPENATGYLMRYTQWLVQEIGADGFRIDAAKHVEGFSLNYYDRAVYRSNDRKLLDGSTAHVFSYGEVFDSNRDYLLRGADWHDANQVDDDFVRKDINPNDPGRIGGNRDVLDFALVDALNNNLTGNGFQNNWNNVVNAGLDSYDDGKRNGSAGVMFVGSHDKGNGAYLNNVAHAYVLMQPGNAVVYFNAKEHGNGRDFPKDGRGDALGGRYGDTITELVNIRNTHGRGDYRERWISTDYHAFERSGSALVMLSNRNDGGSSDWTNMNVDLPWGTPLIELTGNAKANGLPELLTVTNDYFNGPSYVRAKFLNNDNVDKGYLIYGLATPQGQLLLSNVAQTIGPDAQTDWNNGSARTASVQVVKSDNFDITLNTNAVNLLGYFRDYDADGDGAVLKIDGGIDVNGNGYVDHVTPNSVVYGFERFSQSNAGYGSATGNGSYSQSVDASQLSEGYHFIEVRAFRHRSDGGPAVYSSFKETIYVDRLKPVSQVLTSEFKPWDPAHPEDRDLLVQSTDGTADSMHVFMNLGAALTDAEVQSLVNGGNRAGQIDTDLFKFGLSDINNGNNAITIVTYEMTGTYNVQRFAGINPATGRGHGLGDTTFDGYIEGNDLDEMLRLLSTNNRQFNPAADLNADGYLTNSDWFILGNELQRLHNLGLTAPNGSSPLVSQGTLDYYRSLSAAVPVPEPTSLGLLATASGLLLRRRKKRVNH; the protein is encoded by the coding sequence ATGATGTACACACCGCCCCGCCAGTCCGCCCTTGCCCTTGCCGCCGCGATGGTGATCGCTTCGCTCACGGGCAATGCCCACGCAGAAGATGTCTCGGCACCGGCGATCTTGCAGTGGTTCGACGGCACCTACCAGTCGCAGGCCCGCCGCGCTGCCGACGTGTTCAAGGCGGGCTATGGATCGGTCTGGCTGCCGCCACCGGGCCGGGCGGATAGTGGCAATCAATCGGTCGGCTACGACGTCTACGACCGGTTCGACCTCGGCAAGGCCGGCAACCCCACGCTCTACGGCACCGAGAAGGGCCTGAAGAACGTCGCCCGCACGTACGACAAGATCGGGGTCGACCTTCACCTCGACCTGATCATCAACCACAACGGGTTCAGCGACGCCGGCACCCCCGGTTTCATCGAAGCGGGTGGCTATCCCGGATTCGTCATGCAGAACCCCGACGGTGGAAGTGACCCCTACGGCGTTCCCAACACCGACGGTGATTTCAACTCGTCGTACTCCTACGGCGACCTCCAGGGCCGCCTCTCGGGTCTGATCGACATCGATCACGGGAAGAACTGGCAGTTCATCCGAAACCCCGTCGATCCGAACGATTCCCGCAACCTCCCCGCCGGTACCACGGCGCAGTGGGGTCGGTTGGCGAACGTGGCCGACCCGAACAACGCGCGCTTTTACCCCGACCTGCAAGGCCCGTCGATCAGCGTCTTTGACCCGCGCACCGGCGAAACCGACATCAAGGTTTACTCGTTCAACAAAGAGAACCCGATGGCCGGCGACGCGACGCCCGAGAACGCCACCGGCTACCTGATGCGCTACACGCAGTGGCTGGTGCAGGAGATCGGCGCCGATGGCTTCCGCATCGACGCGGCCAAGCACGTCGAAGGCTTCAGCCTGAACTACTACGACCGGGCCGTCTACCGGTCGAACGACCGCAAGCTGCTCGACGGTTCCACCGCGCACGTCTTCAGCTACGGCGAGGTGTTCGATAGCAACCGCGACTACCTGCTGCGCGGGGCCGACTGGCACGATGCAAACCAGGTTGACGATGACTTTGTCCGCAAGGACATCAACCCCAACGATCCCGGCCGAATTGGTGGCAACCGTGACGTGCTCGACTTTGCGCTCGTCGACGCGCTCAACAACAACCTGACCGGCAACGGCTTCCAGAACAACTGGAACAACGTCGTGAACGCCGGCCTCGACAGCTACGACGACGGCAAGCGCAACGGCTCGGCCGGCGTGATGTTCGTGGGCAGCCACGACAAGGGCAACGGCGCCTACCTCAACAACGTCGCCCATGCCTACGTGCTCATGCAGCCGGGCAACGCCGTCGTCTACTTCAACGCCAAAGAGCACGGCAACGGCCGCGACTTTCCCAAAGACGGTCGCGGCGACGCGCTCGGTGGCCGTTACGGTGACACGATCACGGAACTGGTGAACATCCGCAACACGCATGGCCGCGGTGACTATCGCGAGCGCTGGATCAGCACCGACTACCACGCGTTCGAGCGCAGCGGATCGGCGTTGGTCATGCTCTCCAACCGCAACGACGGTGGCTCGAGCGACTGGACCAACATGAACGTGGACCTGCCCTGGGGCACGCCACTGATCGAACTGACCGGCAACGCCAAGGCCAACGGCCTGCCGGAACTGCTGACCGTCACCAACGACTACTTCAACGGCCCCTCGTACGTGCGGGCCAAGTTCCTGAACAACGATAACGTCGACAAGGGCTACCTGATTTACGGCTTGGCCACGCCCCAAGGCCAACTGTTGCTCAGCAACGTCGCCCAGACGATCGGGCCCGATGCGCAGACCGACTGGAACAACGGCTCGGCCCGCACCGCCAGCGTGCAGGTGGTGAAGTCGGACAACTTCGACATCACGCTGAACACGAACGCGGTCAACCTGCTCGGTTACTTCCGCGACTACGACGCCGACGGCGACGGGGCCGTGCTCAAGATCGACGGCGGCATCGACGTGAACGGCAACGGGTACGTCGACCACGTCACGCCCAACAGCGTCGTCTACGGGTTCGAACGTTTCTCGCAAAGCAACGCCGGCTACGGCAGCGCGACCGGCAACGGCAGCTACAGCCAATCGGTCGACGCTTCGCAGCTGAGCGAGGGCTACCACTTCATCGAGGTGCGCGCCTTCCGCCATCGCAGCGACGGTGGACCGGCGGTCTACAGCAGCTTCAAGGAGACGATCTACGTCGACCGGCTGAAGCCGGTAAGTCAGGTGTTGACGAGCGAGTTCAAGCCGTGGGACCCGGCCCATCCGGAGGACCGCGACCTGCTCGTTCAATCGACCGATGGCACCGCCGACAGCATGCACGTGTTCATGAACCTCGGGGCGGCCCTCACCGACGCCGAAGTGCAGTCGCTGGTGAACGGTGGCAACCGGGCCGGGCAGATCGACACCGATCTGTTCAAGTTCGGCCTGTCGGACATCAACAACGGCAACAACGCGATCACGATCGTCACCTACGAGATGACCGGCACCTACAACGTGCAACGCTTCGCCGGCATCAACCCCGCCACCGGACGCGGCCATGGGCTGGGTGATACGACGTTCGACGGCTACATCGAGGGCAACGACCTCGACGAGATGCTGCGGCTCCTGTCGACCAACAACCGCCAGTTCAACCCCGCCGCCGACTTGAACGCGGACGGTTATCTGACCAATTCGGACTGGTTCATATTGGGTAACGAGCTGCAGCGGCTGCACAACCTGGGTCTGACCGCGCCGAACGGCTCGTCGCCGCTCGTGTCGCAGGGCACGCTGGACTACTACCGCTCGCTGAGCGCCGCGGTCCCCGTCCCCGAGCCGACGTCCCTCGGCCTGCTGGCCACCGCCAGTGGCCTGCTGCTCCGCCGTCGCAAAAAAAGGGTAAACCACTAG